Within Sphingobium sp. KCTC 72723, the genomic segment AATTCATATTTCGGCTCATAGCCTGCAAAATAGCGTTCCCGCGACGTGACCCCGTTGGCGCGGCGATAATCCGCGCTGGCGGTCAGCTTGTGCGACCATTGCAGCCCGGCGCGGGTCGCGGTGGCATTCACGCTGATGCCCAGCTCGCTGGTGGACCCGGTCGACCGGAATCCGCCAGCCTCGACCCGGCCCGTCCATAATTCGTTGAAGCGCGCCTCGCGAATCACGGTGTCACGGGTCGCCTTGGTCCGTTCTTTCCAGCTCTGAACCAATCGCTGGATTTCGTCGGCGGACGCCGGGTTGGTCTGCTTGGCAATTTTGGCGACGGTGGCAATTTCCGTTTCGCTGCCATTGGCGATCGCCGCTTCCATCATTTCGCGCACGGACGGCGGCAACAACGCCGGGTCGGCGGCCATGGCCGGGGCGGACAGGAACAGGCAAATCGGGATCAGAGAAGCACGCATGGCCCCGTCATACCCATCCGACCGGGGAATTTAAGCCCCATGCGGCGAATGGTTCGCAAAAAATCTCTTCGCCGGTTCAGATAAGCGCGCGAAATTCTTGCAATATGTCGCGATATAATTTGCGTTTGAACGGCACGATCATCTCCGGCAACGTGTCCGGCACGGCCCATTTCCATTCCCGAAATTCAGGATGCTTGGTCGCGATGTCGATATCCTCGTCCTGCCCCAGAAAGCGGGCCAGAAACCAATATTGCCGCTGGCCGCGATATTTGCCGCCCCACAGCTTGCCGATCAGTTCGGGCGGCAGGTCGTAAAAATGCTCGTCCCGCGCCGTGGCGATGATGTTGACATGCGCCGGGTCGATCCCGGTTTCCTCATTGAGTTCGCGCAGCGCCGCATCCCTGGCGTCCTCGCCCTCGTCGATCCCGCCCTGCGGCATCTGCCATGCCTCGACCTTGTTATCCAGACGCTGGCCCACGAACACCTTGCCGTCCACATTGACCAGCATGATGCCGACGCACGGCCGGTATCCCAGTTCCTGTCCATTCGGCATCGACGCCATAAATCCCCTGATTCGTTCTTTGGCGATGGGACTGCCCCGCTATCCCCTTCGCACATCGCTGCTGCGACTATCGGTCATCAGAATAGGCAAAGCCGACCCGCGCGTCCATTGATCGAATCACGCTTTGTCCGATTTGCGATGGGTCGTGTCTGGCAATATGGCCCAAGGGTCGCTTGGAACCTGTCGCACCGGCGCGCATTGCACGGGAATGTCCAATCCCGTCCTGCTCTGGTTTCGCCAGGATCTTCGCCTGTCCGATCAGGCTGCGCTCATCGCCGCCGCGCAGGAAGGGGCCGTCATCCCGGTCTATATCCTCGATGATGAAGCGCCGCGCCAATGGGCGATGGGCGGCGCGTCGCGCTGGTGGCTGCACCACGGCCTGACCCGGCTGGACGCGGCGCTGCGCGAAAAAGGATCGCGCCTTATCCTGCGACGCGGCAAATCGGCGCAGATTTTGGCGGAACTGGCGCAGGAAACGGGCGCACATCGTGTCCACGCGCTCCACCATTATGAACCCTGGTGGCGCAATGTGGAAAAGGGCGTGGCCAAGGCACTGGACCTTGTCCTGCATGACGGCGCGCTGTTGCTGCCGCCCGGCGCGGTGCGGACCGGGGCAGGGGGTGCCTATCGCATCTACACGCCCTTTTCCCGCGCCGTGCTGGAACATATGCCGCCCCCGGCACCCCGATCCGCGCCCGCGCATATCGCCGCGCCCGCCAACTGGCCTGCCAGCGATGTGCTGGACCAATGGAAATTGTTGCCTACCAAACCGGACTGGGCGACGGGCTTCGCCACCGACTGGACGCCCGGCGAAGCAGGCGCGCACGCCAATCTCGATGCGTTCGTGGACGAAACCGGCGACTATCCCGTCGCCCGCAACTTGCCCTCGGTCGAGGGAACCTCGCGCCTCTCGCCCCATCTCCACTTTGGCGAAATATCGCCCGCGACCGTCTGGCATAGTGTCGCTGCTTCAGGACATGATGCAACGATCTTTCTTAAAGAATTGATCTGGCGCGATTATGCCCATCTCCAGATTTGCCAGATGCCCACCTATGGCTCCGCCAACGCCCGCGACCAATTCGACGCGCTGCCCTGGCGCGACCTGCGCGAAGCGGGAAGCGATTTTGCCGCATGGAAGGCGGGCCGCACCGGCTACCCCATCGTCGACGCAGGAATGCGGCAGCTTTGGACGACCGGCTGGATGCATAACCGTGTGCGCATGATTGCGGCCAGCTTCCTCATCAAGCATCTGCTGGTCGACTGGCGGCATGGTGCGACATGGTTCTGGGACACGCTGGTCGATGCCAGCTACGCCAATAACAGCGTCAACTGGCAATGGGTCGCGGGCAGCGGCGTGGACGCGAACATGTTCGTGCGGATCATGGCCCCGCTCAGCCAGTCGGAAAAATTCGATGCCGCTGCCTATATCCGCACATGGGTGCCGGAACTGGCCAGACTGCCCGATCATGCGATTCACGATCCCGAAACCCATGGCCTGCGCCCGCGCGATTATCCCGCCAGGATCATCGGCCATCGCGAAGGGCGCGAACGCGCGCTGGAAGCGTATAAACGCATCAAGCAATGATTGCAGCGCGCGGCGCGCTCGTGCAGGATTGACGTCATGAACGCGATTGATCCCCGGCGCGGCCGTCGCGCCCTGTCCGTCCGCCGCCCGCCGACATCGGGCGCTGCCAGCCGGGCGAGTCGCTATGCCGCACCGATTTTCCATCACATGCTCGACCGCATCGACCGGGGACTGGAACAGGGGTCGCTCGACGCCATCCTGCCCGACGGCACCCGTCGCTTGCTGGGCGGTCGCCATCCCGGCCCGCATTGCGAAGTCCATCTCCACCGCTGGCGCGCGCTCGTGCGCCTTGCCACGGGCGGGTCGGCGGGCTGGTTCCGCGCCTGGGCGGCGGGCGAATGGTCCAGTCCCGATCCGGTGCCGCTCTTTGCCCTGTTCATGGCCAATGCCGTGGCGCTGGGCCGGATCGCGCGACCCAATGGTCCTGGCCGCTGGCTGGGCCGCCTGACCCATTTCGCGCGCCGCAACAGCCGCACCGGATCACGCCATAACATTGCCTATCATTATGATCTGGGCAATGATTTCTACCAGCTTTGGCTGGACGAAAATATGCATTATTCCAGTGGCTTGTTCGCCGATCCTGACAGCGCAACCGAAAGCCATGAACGCGCCCAACGGCGCAAGGTCGATGCCATACTCGACCGGCTGGACCTGACCGATGGCGCGTCGCTGCTGGAAATCGGTTGTGGCTGGGGCGGCCTTGCCGAACAGGCGATGGAACGCTGCACCCTGTCCTATACCGGCCTGACGCTCTCGACCGAGCAGGCCGATTATGCCCGCGACCGGCTGGGTTCGGGCGCGCAGGTCTTGCTGACCGATTATCGCGACGCACAGGGCCAATATGACGCCATCGCCAGCGTCGAAATGGTGGAGGCGGTGGGCCAGCGCTACTGGCCCGCCTATCTCGCTGCCGTCTACCGCCTGCTCAAGCCCGGTGGCCGCGCCGCGATCCAATATATATTGATCGACGACGCGATCTTCGAATCCTACGCACGCGGCGCGGACTTCATCCAGACCTATATCTTCCCCGGCGGGATGCTGATGTCGGAAAGCCGCTTTCGCGCGCTGGCGGAAAGGCAGGGGCTGGAATGGCACAGCGTCCACCGCTTCGGCCTGCACTATGCGCAAACGCTGCGCCGCTGGCGCGAAAATTTCGACCGCGCGATTGACGAAGGCCGACTGCCCGCCAGTTTCGACCAGCATTTCGTGGCCTTATGGCGCTATTATCTGATGTATTGCGAAGGCGGCTTTCGCGGCGGCGGCATCGACGTGGCGCAAGTGACGCTGGTCAAACCCCGATAAGGCACCCCATGTTCCCGCGCAGGCGGTAACTCAGTCCAGCCGTCGATCTGGGTTCCCGCCTGCGCGGGAACTCGCAACTGCCAACTCAGCCCTCGACCCGCGCCTTATGCCCGGTCGGCGTATCCGCCGTGACCAGCCCTACGATGGCATCCGCCACCACTTCCGGCCCTTTCAGCGTCGCGGGATCTTCGCCCGGAAAGGCGCGTGCGCGCATTGCCGTGCGGGTCGCGCCCGGATCGACGATATGCGTGCGAATGGCGGAAATATTCTTCATCTCCTCGCCATAGGCGCCCACCAAAGTCTCCAGCGCCGCCTTCGACGCGCCATAGGCACCCCAGTAAGCGCGCGGGGTCGCGACCGATGACGTCACCGCCACCACGCGCGCGTCGCCGCTCTTGCGCAACATGCCGTCGAACGCGGCGATCAGCGCCTGTGGCGCCGCAATGTTCAATGTCAGCAACCGCCCGAATTCCTTGGCGTCGATTGCCGGCACAGCCGCCAGCGCGCCCAGCGTCGCCGCGTTCAGCACAAGAATGTCGAGCGCGTCCCACCGCCCGCCGATCGCCTGCGCCAGCCGCCCGATGCTTTCCCCGTCGATCAGGTCCAGCGGCGCGATGGTCGCGCTGCCGCCGCTTGCATGGATGCGTTCCTCGACCTCTTCCAGCCCGCCGGTGGTGCGGCCGGTCAGCACGACATGCGCGCCCGCCGCTGCCAGCGCTTCCGCCGTCGCCGCGCCAATGCCCCGGCTCGCGCCAGTGACCAGCGCCAATTTGCCGGATAAAGGAAGCGTATCAGTCATATATCCCCGTCATTCCAGCGCAGGCTGGAATCCTTCTTACTTGCGGCAATGGATGTCGGCGTCACGCAGCAGGCGGTTCAGGCCACCCGCTCGGCCAGCAATTCCAGCTGGTTGGTCACCACCACATCATCCTGATCGGTCAATATGGTGGGATAGTCGCCAGTGAAGCAGGCGTCGCAATATTGCGGCCGCGTGTCGGACCGCTTGGCTTCGCCCAGCGCTTTATAAAGCCCGTCGATCGAAATGAAGGACAGGCTGTCGGCATGGATGAAATCCTGCATCCCGCCCACGTCCAGCTTGTGCGCCAGCAATTTGGTGCGTTCGGGCGTATCCACGCCATAAAAGCAGCTATGCCGGGTCGGCGGCGACGCGATCCGCATATGCACTTCCGCCGCGCCCGCGTCGCGCATCATCTGCACGATTTTCAGGGACGTGGTGCCACGCACGATCGAATCGTCGATCAGCACGATCCGCTTGCCCTGGATCAGCGCGCGGTTGGCATTATGCTTCAACTTCACGCCCAGATGGCGCACCTTGTCGCCCGGCTGGATGAAAGTGCGGCCAATATAGTGCGACCGGATGATGCCCAGTTCGAACGGGATGCCCGATTGCTGCGCATAGCCGATCGCGCCCGGCACGCCGCTGTCGGGAACGGGGATGACATAGTCCGCCTCGACCGGATTTTCGATCGCCAGTTGCGCGCCGATCGCCTTGCGCACCGAATAGACGCTCGACCCGTCCACGATCGAATCGGGACGGCTGAAATAGACATGCTCGAAAATGCAGGGGCGCGGATGGGTGTCGCCAAAGGGGCGGTGCGACCGGATTTCCCCTTCATTGGTGACGATCACCAGTTCGCCCGGCTCGATCGTGCGGACATAATCGGCCCCGACCACGTCCAGCGCCACGGTTTCCGACGCGAATATGGTCGAATCGCCCAGCTTGCCCATCACCAGCGGCCGGATGCCCAGCGGGTCGCGGCACGCAATCATGCCTTCGGGCGTCATCACGATCAGCGAATAGGCACCCTCGACCTGCTTCAACGCATCGATGAACTTGTCGAGCAGCGTGCGATAGCTGGACGTGGCGACCAGATGGATGATGACTTCGGTGTCCGACGTCGACTGGAATATCGACCCGCGCCGGATCAGCTCGCGCCGCACCTTCATCGCGTTGGAAATATTGCCATTATGGGCAATGGCAAAGCCGCCGCTGTTCAGCTCGGCATAGAGCGGCTGGACGTTGCGCAGCGATGTCTCGCCCGTCGTGGAATAACGCACATGGCCGCAGGCAGTGTCGCCGGGTAAAGCGCGAATCACTTCGTCGCGGTCGAAATTCCCGGCCACATGTCCCATTGCCCGGTGGGTATGGAAATCATGCCCGTCCCAACTGGTGATACCGGCGGCTTCCTGCCCCCGATGCTGGAGCGCGTGCAGCCCCAGCGCCACCATGGCAGAAGCGGTGTCGGCACCAGAAACGCCGAAAATGCCGCATTCCTCGCGCAACTTGTCGTCGTCGAAGGGATTGGTAGTCATCATGGGTGCGATCGGTTCCATAGCCGGTCAGTGACGACCCCGTGGAGCGACCCAGGGGGGCGTTGATGTGCGCGCATATAGTCACTTGCGCGCCCTTTGTCGCCCTCCTGTAACAAAAAAGCGTGCCAGGGCGTTTCGCCCATGGCCTCAACCGACCCAAAACCCCCGAAAATCAGGGCGAAACCAGCCATCCGATGATCGCCCCGCCGCCCAATATGGCAGGCGTAACCCACGCGCCCTTCACCCGCCACGCCACCGTCAGCGCAACGACGAACAGCGCGCCCGCCACCACCGGATTCGTCACGCGCCCGCCCGTCGCCAGCGCCAGTTGCGCGAAGGTCGCCCCGATGATGCCCACCACCGCCGCCGCCACGCCGGTCAGCATCCGGTGCAGCGCGGGATTTTCCACTACCGCCTCCAGCCGCTCGAAAAAGATCAGCGAAAAGGCAAAAGCGGGCAGGAACATCCCCGCCGTCACCGCCAGCGCGCCCAGCGGCCCGCCCGCGACATAGCCCACGAACGTAGCAAAGATCACCAGCGGCGCAGGCAGCACCCCCGCCAGCGCGATCCCGTCCAGAAACGCCGAATCGCTGATCCACCCGCGGCCAACCGTATCCGCCCGGACATAGGGTATCGCGGTATAGGCGCCGCCAAATGTCAGCAGCCCGCCTTTCAGCCCCGCCACGAACAGCATCATCAGCGTCGCAGGCGCATGAGTGACGATCGCCCCGACTCCGCCCGTCGCCCCGGCAAAATGGCCGATCACCACCGCACCGATCACCGGCACCAGCAGCACCAGTGCCGCCACCACCGGCCGCTGCGCCACGGCATAGGCCGCGCCGC encodes:
- a CDS encoding YdiY family protein, whose amino-acid sequence is MRASLIPICLFLSAPAMAADPALLPPSVREMMEAAIANGSETEIATVAKIAKQTNPASADEIQRLVQSWKERTKATRDTVIREARFNELWTGRVEAGGFRSTGSTSELGISVNATATRAGLQWSHKLTASADYRRANGVTSRERYFAGYEPKYEFDPRGFAYGLAQFERDTSIGYDQRYTASVGVGYKLIVSKPVDLSVDIGPSVRHAKYLIGISETKAGVRGSMAAVWRATPTLTVKQSASGYAESGVYTLNALTGVETKVATRWSAALSYLVQYESETLLSTRDFNTLSRLTLSYDF
- a CDS encoding RNA pyrophosphohydrolase, which encodes MASMPNGQELGYRPCVGIMLVNVDGKVFVGQRLDNKVEAWQMPQGGIDEGEDARDAALRELNEETGIDPAHVNIIATARDEHFYDLPPELIGKLWGGKYRGQRQYWFLARFLGQDEDIDIATKHPEFREWKWAVPDTLPEMIVPFKRKLYRDILQEFRALI
- a CDS encoding cryptochrome/photolyase family protein: MSNPVLLWFRQDLRLSDQAALIAAAQEGAVIPVYILDDEAPRQWAMGGASRWWLHHGLTRLDAALREKGSRLILRRGKSAQILAELAQETGAHRVHALHHYEPWWRNVEKGVAKALDLVLHDGALLLPPGAVRTGAGGAYRIYTPFSRAVLEHMPPPAPRSAPAHIAAPANWPASDVLDQWKLLPTKPDWATGFATDWTPGEAGAHANLDAFVDETGDYPVARNLPSVEGTSRLSPHLHFGEISPATVWHSVAASGHDATIFLKELIWRDYAHLQICQMPTYGSANARDQFDALPWRDLREAGSDFAAWKAGRTGYPIVDAGMRQLWTTGWMHNRVRMIAASFLIKHLLVDWRHGATWFWDTLVDASYANNSVNWQWVAGSGVDANMFVRIMAPLSQSEKFDAAAYIRTWVPELARLPDHAIHDPETHGLRPRDYPARIIGHREGRERALEAYKRIKQ
- a CDS encoding SAM-dependent methyltransferase, with the protein product MNAIDPRRGRRALSVRRPPTSGAASRASRYAAPIFHHMLDRIDRGLEQGSLDAILPDGTRRLLGGRHPGPHCEVHLHRWRALVRLATGGSAGWFRAWAAGEWSSPDPVPLFALFMANAVALGRIARPNGPGRWLGRLTHFARRNSRTGSRHNIAYHYDLGNDFYQLWLDENMHYSSGLFADPDSATESHERAQRRKVDAILDRLDLTDGASLLEIGCGWGGLAEQAMERCTLSYTGLTLSTEQADYARDRLGSGAQVLLTDYRDAQGQYDAIASVEMVEAVGQRYWPAYLAAVYRLLKPGGRAAIQYILIDDAIFESYARGADFIQTYIFPGGMLMSESRFRALAERQGLEWHSVHRFGLHYAQTLRRWRENFDRAIDEGRLPASFDQHFVALWRYYLMYCEGGFRGGGIDVAQVTLVKPR
- a CDS encoding SDR family NAD(P)-dependent oxidoreductase produces the protein MTDTLPLSGKLALVTGASRGIGAATAEALAAAGAHVVLTGRTTGGLEEVEERIHASGGSATIAPLDLIDGESIGRLAQAIGGRWDALDILVLNAATLGALAAVPAIDAKEFGRLLTLNIAAPQALIAAFDGMLRKSGDARVVAVTSSVATPRAYWGAYGASKAALETLVGAYGEEMKNISAIRTHIVDPGATRTAMRARAFPGEDPATLKGPEVVADAIVGLVTADTPTGHKARVEG
- the purF gene encoding amidophosphoribosyltransferase, which translates into the protein MMTTNPFDDDKLREECGIFGVSGADTASAMVALGLHALQHRGQEAAGITSWDGHDFHTHRAMGHVAGNFDRDEVIRALPGDTACGHVRYSTTGETSLRNVQPLYAELNSGGFAIAHNGNISNAMKVRRELIRRGSIFQSTSDTEVIIHLVATSSYRTLLDKFIDALKQVEGAYSLIVMTPEGMIACRDPLGIRPLVMGKLGDSTIFASETVALDVVGADYVRTIEPGELVIVTNEGEIRSHRPFGDTHPRPCIFEHVYFSRPDSIVDGSSVYSVRKAIGAQLAIENPVEADYVIPVPDSGVPGAIGYAQQSGIPFELGIIRSHYIGRTFIQPGDKVRHLGVKLKHNANRALIQGKRIVLIDDSIVRGTTSLKIVQMMRDAGAAEVHMRIASPPTRHSCFYGVDTPERTKLLAHKLDVGGMQDFIHADSLSFISIDGLYKALGEAKRSDTRPQYCDACFTGDYPTILTDQDDVVVTNQLELLAERVA
- the chrA gene encoding chromate efflux transporter gives rise to the protein MTDPIDAIRPPALGLTALFLKFLAFGALAFGGPVAQIAMVRQALVEQERWIAPARFNRLLAVLQVLPGPEAHELCVHLGMMARGRIGGLLAGLGFMLPGLALMMVAGWLYVGWIAGHVGLAGVLLGVQIVVLAVIARAVVRIGQHIIEDRLLGAIALVGLGATLVGVPFWIMLIAGGAAYAVAQRPVVAALVLLVPVIGAVVIGHFAGATGGVGAIVTHAPATLMMLFVAGLKGGLLTFGGAYTAIPYVRADTVGRGWISDSAFLDGIALAGVLPAPLVIFATFVGYVAGGPLGALAVTAGMFLPAFAFSLIFFERLEAVVENPALHRMLTGVAAAVVGIIGATFAQLALATGGRVTNPVVAGALFVVALTVAWRVKGAWVTPAILGGGAIIGWLVSP